From Nitrobacter sp. NHB1, a single genomic window includes:
- the rplE gene encoding 50S ribosomal protein L5, translated as MAETAYVPRLRAEYDKSIRTKLTEQFGYVNVMQVPRLDKVVLNMGIGEAVNDRKKAETAAGDLSLIAGQKALVTYSRVAISTFKLRENQPIGCKVTLRKTKMYEFIDRLINVALPRVRDFRGLNPKSFDGRGNYSLGIKEHIIFPEIDFDKAGESWGMDVTVCTTAQTDDEARALLAAFNFPFRQ; from the coding sequence ATGGCTGAGACTGCTTACGTACCGCGCCTGCGCGCGGAGTATGACAAGAGCATTCGCACCAAGCTGACCGAGCAGTTCGGCTACGTCAACGTCATGCAGGTGCCGCGCCTCGACAAGGTGGTTCTCAACATGGGAATCGGCGAAGCCGTGAACGACCGCAAAAAGGCCGAGACGGCGGCTGGTGACCTGTCGCTGATCGCCGGCCAGAAGGCGCTCGTGACCTATTCGCGTGTCGCGATTTCGACCTTCAAGCTGCGCGAAAACCAGCCGATCGGCTGCAAGGTGACGCTGCGCAAGACGAAAATGTACGAGTTTATCGATCGCCTGATAAACGTTGCGCTGCCGCGCGTGCGCGACTTCCGCGGCCTCAATCCAAAGAGCTTTGACGGTCGCGGCAATTACTCGCTCGGCATCAAGGAGCACATCATTTTCCCCGAAATCGACTTCGACAAGGCCGGGGAGAGCTGGGGCATGGACGTCACTGTCTGCACGACCGCGCAGACGGACGACGAAGCCCGGGCGCTGCTGGCCGCATTCAATTTTCCGTTCCGGCAGTGA
- the rpsN gene encoding 30S ribosomal protein S14: MAKKSSIEKNNRRKRMTGNAAAKRARLKAIIADKTRPMEERFAATLKLAEMPRNSSATRIRNRCELTGRPRSNYRKNKLSRIALRDLGSRGLVPGLVKSSW; encoded by the coding sequence ATGGCAAAGAAGAGTTCGATCGAGAAGAACAACCGGCGCAAGCGGATGACCGGCAACGCGGCTGCGAAGCGCGCGCGGCTGAAGGCCATCATCGCCGACAAGACCAGGCCGATGGAGGAGCGGTTCGCCGCCACCCTGAAGCTCGCCGAAATGCCGCGCAACTCGTCGGCGACGCGTATTCGCAACCGCTGCGAGCTGACCGGACGCCCGCGTTCGAATTACCGCAAGAACAAGCTGAGCCGCATCGCGCTGCGCGATCTCGGTTCCAGGGGCCTGGTTCCCG
- the rplX gene encoding 50S ribosomal protein L24, with protein MAAKIRKGDKVIVLSGRDKGRTGEVFEVRPAESRALVRGVNMVKRHQKQTQNQEGGIISKESPVHLSKIAIVGKDGKPTRVGFKIQADGTKVRVAKRSGAEIDG; from the coding sequence ATGGCTGCCAAGATCCGGAAGGGCGACAAGGTTATCGTTTTGTCGGGCCGCGACAAGGGTCGCACCGGCGAGGTGTTCGAGGTGCGCCCCGCGGAAAGCCGGGCGCTGGTGCGCGGCGTCAACATGGTGAAGCGCCACCAGAAGCAGACCCAGAACCAGGAGGGCGGCATTATCTCGAAGGAGTCGCCGGTCCATCTGTCCAAAATCGCGATTGTCGGCAAGGACGGCAAGCCGACCCGCGTCGGTTTCAAGATTCAGGCCGACGGCACCAAGGTGCGTGTCGCCAAGCGTTCGGGAGCGGAGATCGATGGCTGA